One Streptosporangium becharense genomic window, GTTCGTCGACGCGGAGGTCGCCGACACGGGCAAGCCGCGTGAACTGGCCGCCACGGTCGACATCCCGCGGGCGATCGGCAACTTCCGCGCCTACGCCGACCTGGCCTACGGCCGCCCGGAACGCGCCTACCCCACCACCGTGCCCGGCTGGAGCGGCAGCGGCCAAGCGCTCAACTACACCGTACGCCGCCCGCTCGGCGTGGTCGCGGTCATCTCGCCGTGGAACCTGCCGCTGCTGCTGCTCACCTGGAAGGTGGCGCCCGCGCTCGCCGCCGGCAACGCGGTCGTCGCCAAGCCGTCGGAGGAGACCCCGTCCACCGCGACCCTGCTCGCCGAGGTGATCGACGCGGCGGGACTGCCGCCCGGCGCCTTCAACCTGGTGCACGGGCACGGCGCGAACGCGGCGGGGGAGTACCTCACCTCGCACCCGGGCGTCGACGCGATCGCCTTCACCGGCGCGTCGGCCACCGGAGCCGCCATCATGCGCAACGCGGCCGACCACGTCACCCCGGTCTCGTTCGAACTCGGCGGGAAGAACCCGGCGCTGGTCTTCGCGGACGCCGACCTGGCGGAGGCGGTCGAGGGGACCGCCCGGTCCACCTTCACCCACTCGGGCCAGATCTGCCTGTGCACCGAGCGGGTCTACGTGCAGCGTCCCGTGTACGAGGAGTTCGTGCAGGCCCTCGCCGAGCGGGCGAGGGCACAGCGGGACTACGGGCCGATGATCTCGGCCGAGCACCGCGACAAGGTGCTCTCCTACTACCGTCTCGCCCGCGAGGAGGGTGCCACCGTGGTCGCCGGAGGCGGCGTGCCCCGCTTCGGGGACGAGCGCGACGGCGGGTTCTACGTCGAGCCGACCGTTCTCACCGGGCTGCCCGAGAGCGCCAGGACGGTCCGCGAGGAGATCTTCGGACCCGTCTGCCACGTGGCGCCGTTCGACGAGGAGGACGAGGCGGTCCGGCTGGCCAACGACAGCCCGTACGGGCTGGCCGCCACGGTGTGGACCACCGACCTGTCACGTGCCCACCGGGTGGCGCCGCGCGTCGAGGCCGGGATCGTCTGGGTCAACTGCT contains:
- a CDS encoding 2-hydroxymuconic semialdehyde dehydrogenase, whose amino-acid sequence is MKPAHYVNGVFSTSGAAFPLRSPVDGNQMGVVPEATRETVDEAVNAAGAALAGAWGRTDVGERCALLRRIADGVEARFEEFVDAEVADTGKPRELAATVDIPRAIGNFRAYADLAYGRPERAYPTTVPGWSGSGQALNYTVRRPLGVVAVISPWNLPLLLLTWKVAPALAAGNAVVAKPSEETPSTATLLAEVIDAAGLPPGAFNLVHGHGANAAGEYLTSHPGVDAIAFTGASATGAAIMRNAADHVTPVSFELGGKNPALVFADADLAEAVEGTARSTFTHSGQICLCTERVYVQRPVYEEFVQALAERARAQRDYGPMISAEHRDKVLSYYRLAREEGATVVAGGGVPRFGDERDGGFYVEPTVLTGLPESARTVREEIFGPVCHVAPFDEEDEAVRLANDSPYGLAATVWTTDLSRAHRVAPRVEAGIVWVNCWNLRDLRTPFGGVKASGIGREGGEYSLDFFSEPVNVCVKI